DNA sequence from the Chitinophaga flava genome:
AAAGGTACCACAATACACTGCCAGGATACAGCAAAATGTGATCTTATCGCCCTTCTTACTCATTCTCTTCACAGCTACATATTTCCTTAAATAAAGCACTCCTTATTTGTTTCTTAGTGATTCTCCCAATTGCGTATATTGATCGTATGCCAGCAATTAATTTACCCGGACAACAATGATTTCCAAATATTATTCTACAACTATTTAGATACCCCACTATGTACCACGACGTTCATCCAACCGGGGCCCAAACATGATAATGGTAGTATAATGATGTAGTATGTTTACTACAAATACCGCTGGGATTTTTGGTATCCCAGTCCAACCCGCATTAATATCCCTCGTGTATAGTTAACAGTTAGCCGTTATTCATAGCGTTTTTAATGTTAAATCATAAGTATTTGACTGCGATTTTATTGCAGGATAAAAAAAGATACTTATCTTTTGGCGGAATTTATCACCTTTAAAACTTTAGAAACTATGAAACTCAGGCATCTGACGACTTCCATCATGGCCATTGGGCTATTTTTCATGGTTGCTTGTAAGAGCAAACCGAAAGATTCGGAAATCATGACCACAGTTAGTACAGCAGTTCAATCTATTCCTGGAGTAACTGCCAATGTAAAAGAAGGGGTAGTAACATTGTCTGGTACAGTAAGTACTGAGGAAGAGAAAACATCTGCTGAAAAAGCAGCTAAGTCTGTAAAAGATGTTAAGAGCGTGGTTAATAACATCACGGTTACGCCTCCTCCTCCACCTGCAGCACCTGTAGCGGTAACAGCAGATGATTCACTCAAAACTGCGGTAGCTGATGTAGTGAAAGATTTCCCTGGCGTAAAAGTAGACGTAAAAGATGGCGTATTAACAGTTACCGGCGAAGAGAAAGCAGATCGTTGGAAAACCTTAAAGATGGCATTAGATGCATTACATCCTAAAAAGGTAGATGCAAAAGGTTTGAAAGTAAAATAAGTCAGTCCATTTTAAACTAAAACATTTATGGCATTACAGGATAAATACAAAGATTTGCTGGATACAGCGACAGCATCTGGTGTTTCAGATCTGCAAGTTGCGGAACAGGATGGAGTATTGCATATTAATGGCACTGCTCCCAGCGGGGATGTTAAAGATAAGCTTTGGAATATTTATGGGCAGATAGATCCAAATTTTCTTAGCGGAGATGTTGTAATGGATATTCAGGTAGCTACCGCAGTAACCGGGGCTAAATTGACAGTAGTCACTGAATCAACCAATCTTAATATTCGTAAAGGGCCGGGAACAGATCAGCCAATCGTTGGAAAGGCTGCACATGGTGAAATTGTTACACTCATCAGTAAAATGAATGAGCAATGGTGGCTCATTCGTACCGATGATGGTGCTGAGGGGTATTCTTATGCACAATATTTACAACCTGCCTGATTACTATCAAAAAGAATAAAAAGAAGGTGTCTCAAAAGTAATTTTGAGGCACCTTCTTTCATTTTAGAAAAAATGGTCGAGCTATCTTGCCTATTATCTTTTCTGTCCTTCTTTACTCCTCATAATAATTCGGAAAATTTTCCTGCAACTTATGCCAATTTAGGCTCCGGATAAAGGGTGTTAGGTTTCCAAAAAATGCCTTTATTGAACGGAATAACGGTTCTTGATTTAGATGCCAAACAAAAGATCATTGGTTCGATATTCTCTTCAAAACTCATTTTTGATAGAAACGATTATCGAACCATTGAGCCTAACCCTATATTGGAGCTGATCGCCTTGCCTGTAAAGGATTTGGAAGTACTTAAAAAAGGAAAGGTCGGAGATATCTCCGACCTTTCCTTTTTAGTGCCCAGAACTGGATTCTTTACAGCATGCTTATCAATAAGTTGTTCTCTTTGAGTGTCAAATGAATGTCGCAAATTTTCAAATTCTTGAAAGTATGTCCTTTTTACACACTTTTTAGTACTTCTTCACCTGTCAAGGCAAATATAAAAAATGACCTTACTAAATTATCCAATCGGAAAAAATCGAACGGATATATGCATTAAAACAATTAACACTGCATGAAAAAATAAAAGCCGGAGATCATCTCCGGCTTTTATTGTAGGACGTTACCCCAATGCTTATCTTACCACTGTTGCTTCCAGTTCTACCGTCAACGTAGCAAATAATTCTTTAACACCCAATAAAGTAGTGGCTTGCTGGATACTGTACTTTTGAATAAAAGGCACATACACATCCATACAGGTTGAAAAAAATTCTTGTGTAGAGGTAGTATACACGTTCAGTCTTACAATGTTCTTGCACTCATAACCTGATTCGCTGATCAGCTCTTCCAGGTTCTGAATAGTTTGAATAAGCTGTGAACGCATGTCCGCACCGCTTGGTATCCCATTGGCATCTATCGCTACCTGCCCGGAACAATAGAGTGTTCCTGCTACATTTTTAACTTCTACTGCCTGTACTGAATTAGTGTTTTTGCCCCATGCCCAAGGGTCGAAAGTCTGCTTTTCCATTTTTGTTGACTATTAATTTGTTATTGATAGTGCAAACCTAAAACGGGGTTACGACAGCCTTATGTCAGGGGTATAAAAAAATTAGTAATATTTATCAAAATACTCCTGCAGCGTCATTTTATGCGGGGTGAAATTTTCGGAGAGAATTTCCAGTCTGGTAATCCTGTCCAGGCGGAAATACCTGAATGCTTTACGCATGCGGCACCAGGCTATCAGCAACCAGTTTTCATTGGTGCTGATCAGGGCAAAAGGCTCAAGGATCCTGTCTGAGGCTTTATTTCGCTCGTTACTGTATTTCACTTTTATTAAGAGAAAATTAGTCAGCGCATTTTGTAGCTGCGATATATTATTACTGTTTCTTTCCCTGTTTATATTCTGCTCAAAACGGGTACGGTCAGCGAGCAAGTTGGCTTTGTCTTTTTCCGGCTGCCTTAGCACTGCTTTTATTTTATCGATAGCCTCGGTGTAATCTTTTACAAAAGAAGTGTCTTTATTTTTTAGCACCAATTGCTCCGCCAGAATAAGCGCATTGGCCTGGCTTTCAGAAAACATCACCGGCGGAATTTTATAGCCTTCCATCAGCGTATACCCTTTTCCCTCTTCTGTAAGAATAGGCACCCCGGCCTGTTCCAATGCCCTGATATCTCTGTAGATGGTTCTTACATTGACATTAAATTTTTCAGCAAGGCTGGTCGCTGTCAACAATCGCTTTGTCTGCAATTGTATTAAGATAGCGGTTAGCCGTGAAAGTCGCTTGGTATCGTTTTCTTTCATTTTCAACTTGATCCGTTTTATAGAGGAAATAGTTGTTTTGGAATAGTGTTACTCCCGAAGTAATAGGGAAGCGCAAACAAACTGAGTGTCATTGTGGGTGTCAATTGAGTGTCGCAAATAGTGGGAGAAAGCACTAAAGAGCGTGGATCTTTGACACTCATAGAAATAAAAAAGGCTGTAGATCAGATATCTACAACCTTTCCTAGTGCCCAGAACTGGATTCGAACCAGCACACCCTTGCAGGCGCTGCGACCTGAACACAGTGCGTCTACCAATTTCGCCATCTGGGCAACTGATATTGTGATCAGGGAGCGCAAAGATAAGCACTCCCATTTATTTTCCAAACAAAAAGTAAATTTTTTTTCAGACTAACGGGAAAGCATATATTAATAATTGTGGATAAAACTGAAGGAGGTTACACTGAAAGCCACGCCTCCTTTGGCTACAAGGTACAGATCGTGTACACCTTCTGCATGTCGCAGGTTGCCGGTTAGTTTCAGGGCGTAGGTGCTGTCGCCGGTATAGGGGATATCGAGGGTGCCGATAATTTTGCCTTTAGGCTTGTCTATCCTGAATTCCAGCCTGGACCCGCTTTTCTTATGCTCACAGGCTACTTCCACCTGAAAGCCGATCTCTCCCATGCTGAGGTTTACTTGTGCAAAAGCCAGGTAACTCCCCTCTTTCATCTGGAATTCCGTAGCACGGTTACCTTTTTTAGCCGTCGGCGCTACTGCCTGCCCATAAACAGTCAGCTGCACCATGGCAAAAAATAGTAACAACAACAGCCTCATAAGGTATAGGATAGGATAGTTTGTTTTTAACTCAGAATGAAAACGTCCCCGCGGTTTCCTCCGAAAATTAATGATAAAAATTAAAATTAAGGAATTATGTAATATTTATATCAAAATAATAACATCATTTTATATAAAATAGTATCGACAATATATTTTTCCAAAAAATAGTACATTTGTACTAATATCATGGACACAAAAGAAAAAATACGGAACGCCGCCCTTAAATTGTTCAACGAACAGGGCATAGATGCTATCACTATCAGGCATATAGCAAAGGAACTGGACATCAGCCACGGCAACCTCCAGTATCATTATAAAAACACCAATGATATCATCCTCGTCCTGTTCAACGAGGTCAACGACGGCTTTACCCACCTCATCGGCATAAAGGAAAAACCTGCCACCATCACCTTCAGCGACTTCCGCAGCTGGACAGAACAACTGTTTGAACTTATCTGGCAGTACCGCTTTATCTTCCTCCACTTCGTGGAAGTGACCCGCCGCGTACCAGCCGTCAAAACCGTATACAGCAGCTGGGATAAATCCCGCGAAGAACAGTTCCTCCTGCTATTTGATGCACTCATCAAAGAAGGCGTCTTCCGGGACGACATCCCCGATCACATCTGGAAAAATCTTATCACACAGATATACATTATGGGCGACTTCTGGCTTTCCCACAATGAAATAAAACTAAACCTCAAAGGCAAAAAAGCAGTCCACCACTACTGCCAGGTGTTCTGCGATCAGTTCTATCCTTATCTGACAGCCAAAGGCCGGCAACAGGCTGACCAGGATCAGTAACCAGCTGATCCCTGTCATTTTCCCCGCTCCTGTTTCACTTCATCTTTGTGTGATAACACAATAAACTTTACACGTTGCGAATTGTTTACACAGATAAAACAGGAGACTATGGAACAAGAACTGATCAAACTAAGTCAATATATAGGTGCGCCCGCAGTAACCATCCTCGTTTCTACCCACCGCACCTTCCCCGATAACAAACAAGACAACATACATCTCAAAAACCTGATCACCCAGGTGGAAAAAGGGCTGTACGAACAATACGATAAACGGACTGTATGGCCCGTGCTCGATAAAATCAGAGAAATCGAAAGCACTATCAATCACGACTATAACCTGGACACACTGGCCATCTTCGCCAATGCCGATATGGCACAGGTTTACCGCCTACCCATCCCCACAACAGACCGGTATGTTATCAGCGACCGCTTCGAAATACGCCCACTGCTCAAAGCTATCCAGCAGAGCGAACACTACTATATTATTTCTATATCCAAACAGAAAATAAGACTGCTGGAAGCTTTCAATGATAAAATAGAACTCGAAATCCAAAACGAGGATTTCCCATACATCAACAACTACTACACCACAGATCCCATGCGGCTCTCGCAAGACATTGTCATTGACAACCTCCTGAAAGAATTCTTTAACACAGCCGATAAACGTTTTAAAAAATATTATGCAGCGAATCCCCTGCCTGTAATTTTATTAGGGAAAGACAGAAACCTGGTATTTTATGAAGATAACATGGATATCAAAAATATTGTGATCGCCAAACATCATGGTAGTTTTGATGATACCACCGATGCGGAAATAGCTAAAGTGACCTTTCCGCTTATCCAGCAATATATCGCCGGCAAACAGGAAGCTGCCCTGGAAAAAATCAGCCAGGCACAATCTGCCCGGAAACTGCTGGTAGAGCTGAACGATATCTATACTGCCGCCGAAAGCGGACAGGCTGATACCTTATACATGGAAAAAACATATTTCCCGCTCGGGCATATTGAAGACGGAACCATCTCCATGGGTAACGGCGACGGCTCTACGGATATCACCCTGCCAGTCATAGACACCGTACTCATCAAAGGCGGTAATGTCATCTTTCTGGATGAAAATACCCTCAACGAATACCAGGGCATCGCACTCGTCACAAGATTTTAATCATACACATTTTGCAGCGCAAACCGCGTTGGTGTCCACCAGCGCGGTTTTTTATTTTACCAGCGCCAGCCGCGCATATATCTCCATCATACCAGCCTGGGCCAACAACTCCTTCTCCGGACGTTTTCCCAGCATATGAGTGTTTTTATCAAGATCATGCTCCCAAACCCGATCTGCATAAGCCTGCATGGCATCTACATATTGCTTATAGCCATCTTCTTTATATAAAGCCAGATATCCTCTCAACAATACAGCATTAAACCAGTAAGAAGAACGAAACAAACCATCCCGGTAAAAACGGTGGTAACTACCCGCTGCAATATGTTGTGCTTCCTTCAGGTACTGCTGCTGATGTGTAATACGGTACAGCTTTACGTTGGCTTCCAGCATAGTGCCGGTATTATAAGTATACGCCGCAGAATCAATCCGGTTATTTTTCTGCGGTTTAATAGCATCCCAATACACACCATCTTCATCCCGCAGATAACGATTAACCCAGTTATACAACAACAATGCAGTATCCAGATAAGGCTTACGCTGGGTAGCCTCGTACAACTGCAGCGCCAGTAGTATCCCAGGCCCGTTGGAGCAGGTGTTTTTGGTGGTCTTGTCCCCCTCTCTCCAATAGAGTCCGCCACCGGTGATTGTATCATATCCCGTCATCATAAAACGATAGATCTCTTCTCCCCTGGTAAGATAAACAGACTGCCGGGTACGTTGCCACGCATCGAGGTAAGCAATACCGATCCATTGGTTGTCATCATAATAGCGGTCTTCCCTCCTTTCCTTCACTACATAGGAAGCATAGCCTGGCGCAGGAGGAATCGGATCATAATATTGTTGTATCGCAGCCGCTACAGGTGGCAGATAATTTTTACGCGGATGCAGCCGCTCCATTTCATTGGCAGCCTGCACCAGCGCACAAAGCCCCCACAGGTCCGCATGGGCATTGTGATTTTTACTGCGGTCGCTGGTTTGAATATACAAGCCAGTAGCCGGTTCAAACAGATACCTGGTGACCGCTGCCTGCAGCAGATCAGCCTTTTGCGCATTGGTTTGGGCCAATGCCATGGCGCCGGATAGTGTATACGCCAACGTTAGCCATGCCTTTCTGATCATAGTGTTATTTTATGAGTATGGGATGTACCTCAAACAAAATAACCATCAGGACTTATAAATGCAATAGTTTCTTCACTGTCTCCACCTGGCGGGTAGTGACTTTTGTTTTATCATACACCAGGTAAATAGTATTTACTACCGGTTCCGCGCCTTCCCATAATAATTTCAGCTCCTTTTTCCGGACAAGGTCTTTGACCAGATAATCTGCAGCAATCGTTACGCCATTACCAGTGATGAGCGCTTTCAGAATACCGTCGAAGTCAGGTATCACTAAACGGGGTTTTATGATAGGCCGCTTGTGAAAGTTCTCCTGCCAGAAACACCGGACCACAGACAAATCACTGCTGTAAGTATACCATTGTTGTTCGTATAGCCATGCTTCTGCCGCCGCCAGATCTTTTTTACGGACAGCCTTCTGAAAAGCAGCAGTATCAAGGCCAGGGCTACCCACCAGTACAAACCGCTCTTCCATGACCGGCTCGTACACGATGTTCTTTTCACTGCCCGTAGTAGAGGAAAGCGTGAAATACATATCTCCCTTGATCACTTTCTCCAGCATAGTCTTCGCTGGTCCAAATTCAAAAATGAAGCCGGCATCTACATCGCTGATACGAGGCGCGATCACCATCTGGAAAAACTCCTTGGGA
Encoded proteins:
- a CDS encoding LysR family transcriptional regulator; amino-acid sequence: MINFEWYRTFKAIYQTGTLTGAAQELFISQPNVSQHLAALEAYICHPLFERQPRRMVPTDYGKLLYTQIIEAVEKLESVEADFRHSCAQPMPLTCIGAPKEFFQMVIAPRISDVDAGFIFEFGPAKTMLEKVIKGDMYFTLSSTTGSEKNIVYEPVMEERFVLVGSPGLDTAAFQKAVRKKDLAAAEAWLYEQQWYTYSSDLSVVRCFWQENFHKRPIIKPRLVIPDFDGILKALITGNGVTIAADYLVKDLVRKKELKLLWEGAEPVVNTIYLVYDKTKVTTRQVETVKKLLHL
- a CDS encoding helix-turn-helix transcriptional regulator, coding for MKENDTKRLSRLTAILIQLQTKRLLTATSLAEKFNVNVRTIYRDIRALEQAGVPILTEEGKGYTLMEGYKIPPVMFSESQANALILAEQLVLKNKDTSFVKDYTEAIDKIKAVLRQPEKDKANLLADRTRFEQNINRERNSNNISQLQNALTNFLLIKVKYSNERNKASDRILEPFALISTNENWLLIAWCRMRKAFRYFRLDRITRLEILSENFTPHKMTLQEYFDKYY
- a CDS encoding TetR/AcrR family transcriptional regulator, with translation MDTKEKIRNAALKLFNEQGIDAITIRHIAKELDISHGNLQYHYKNTNDIILVLFNEVNDGFTHLIGIKEKPATITFSDFRSWTEQLFELIWQYRFIFLHFVEVTRRVPAVKTVYSSWDKSREEQFLLLFDALIKEGVFRDDIPDHIWKNLITQIYIMGDFWLSHNEIKLNLKGKKAVHHYCQVFCDQFYPYLTAKGRQQADQDQ
- a CDS encoding RidA family protein is translated as MEKQTFDPWAWGKNTNSVQAVEVKNVAGTLYCSGQVAIDANGIPSGADMRSQLIQTIQNLEELISESGYECKNIVRLNVYTTSTQEFFSTCMDVYVPFIQKYSIQQATTLLGVKELFATLTVELEATVVR
- a CDS encoding carbohydrate-binding protein — encoded protein: MRLLLLLFFAMVQLTVYGQAVAPTAKKGNRATEFQMKEGSYLAFAQVNLSMGEIGFQVEVACEHKKSGSRLEFRIDKPKGKIIGTLDIPYTGDSTYALKLTGNLRHAEGVHDLYLVAKGGVAFSVTSFSFIHNY
- a CDS encoding glycoside hydrolase family 76 protein; amino-acid sequence: MIRKAWLTLAYTLSGAMALAQTNAQKADLLQAAVTRYLFEPATGLYIQTSDRSKNHNAHADLWGLCALVQAANEMERLHPRKNYLPPVAAAIQQYYDPIPPAPGYASYVVKERREDRYYDDNQWIGIAYLDAWQRTRQSVYLTRGEEIYRFMMTGYDTITGGGLYWREGDKTTKNTCSNGPGILLALQLYEATQRKPYLDTALLLYNWVNRYLRDEDGVYWDAIKPQKNNRIDSAAYTYNTGTMLEANVKLYRITHQQQYLKEAQHIAAGSYHRFYRDGLFRSSYWFNAVLLRGYLALYKEDGYKQYVDAMQAYADRVWEHDLDKNTHMLGKRPEKELLAQAGMMEIYARLALVK
- a CDS encoding baeRF3 domain-containing protein, translating into MEQELIKLSQYIGAPAVTILVSTHRTFPDNKQDNIHLKNLITQVEKGLYEQYDKRTVWPVLDKIREIESTINHDYNLDTLAIFANADMAQVYRLPIPTTDRYVISDRFEIRPLLKAIQQSEHYYIISISKQKIRLLEAFNDKIELEIQNEDFPYINNYYTTDPMRLSQDIVIDNLLKEFFNTADKRFKKYYAANPLPVILLGKDRNLVFYEDNMDIKNIVIAKHHGSFDDTTDAEIAKVTFPLIQQYIAGKQEAALEKISQAQSARKLLVELNDIYTAAESGQADTLYMEKTYFPLGHIEDGTISMGNGDGSTDITLPVIDTVLIKGGNVIFLDENTLNEYQGIALVTRF
- a CDS encoding BON domain-containing protein, with the protein product MAEFITFKTLETMKLRHLTTSIMAIGLFFMVACKSKPKDSEIMTTVSTAVQSIPGVTANVKEGVVTLSGTVSTEEEKTSAEKAAKSVKDVKSVVNNITVTPPPPPAAPVAVTADDSLKTAVADVVKDFPGVKVDVKDGVLTVTGEEKADRWKTLKMALDALHPKKVDAKGLKVK
- a CDS encoding SH3 domain-containing protein, producing the protein MALQDKYKDLLDTATASGVSDLQVAEQDGVLHINGTAPSGDVKDKLWNIYGQIDPNFLSGDVVMDIQVATAVTGAKLTVVTESTNLNIRKGPGTDQPIVGKAAHGEIVTLISKMNEQWWLIRTDDGAEGYSYAQYLQPA